The nucleotide sequence ATATACACAGTCGCATGGTACGCTCTACTTCTTCAGTCGCCTCAGTTCGAAGACCACCGGGTTCCCAGGATCAGGGCAGGCAACTGTGGTCTTGCTCGGGTCGTCCTTTTCCCAGGGGAAAGAGCCGCCAAACTGCAAGACCGCGGCAAAGGGAAAGACAGTCTCAAACGCCCAGGAGCACATGCCCTTTGGCGTCTGGTCCCCAATGAGGAACTCATCACCTACCTTGTGCTCCGCAGCACAAGTCCCCTTCTGGCTCACTACCTTTGCTATTACCTCGTACTGTTTTGCCATCGTTTCCCTCCTTCTAGCCTAGTCAACCGCTCTAGCCGTTTGTACTACCATAACATGCGGCTCTAAGGCAACTCAGAAGTTTGCTTTTAGCCATTACCCGTTGGCAAGGCAAGCGGTCTAAGGTGTCTATGGTGCCGGGCACGTTCGAGTATCGTTCTTGTAGCCTCTCCCGGGCACAGTATCCTGGCAATAGCCATAGCGCATGTCATTACTCTCAACATTGGCTTTGATTTGTTCGCCTTGAGCCTATCGAAGGGCTATTTGTGGTTCGACAAGGTCACCACGAAAGACATAGCATACCCATTCCCATTTACCGTGATGTGAGCGGCAACAAACATAAAGGATTGCTGCTCAGAATTGTCAGCGGCTTTTTCCAATCCACACGAGGCCGGGGTAAGTTCATTTGCTAAGCGTCAGCCGCTAGTGCCCCAGGTTGAACATGTATACGCTGACCACAGCAACTTTGGGCTAAGCCGGCAGTCCAAAGGCCGATCTCACCCTCTTCCAGTCGTCCGCGGAAGGCAGAGCAAGGTTCCGCGCCCGGCTGGGAATAGGCAGCCCGGTGGCCTTCCTGATATCCGCCTGCATCTCGGCTATCTTGGCTGCCACCATGGTGGGGTCGAGGACAGGTATGTCCCGTCCGTCCACTGTGATCTTGTTCACCCCAGCGGCGCTGCACATCGGCCCCAGGGCACAGCAGCCGACCACGATGACATCAGCTCCACTAGCCACACACTCCTTGGCCACCTCAGTCACGCTGTCGGCGGCCAGCCTGGGGTTCTCCTGCGCCTTGGGCCAGATCTCTACGAAAGGCTCTTTGTCCAACCTGATGCCGTTGGGGCTGAGGCGGCTCTCCAGTCCATGATATCTCACTGTCTCGGACATTTGATCGAATTGACCAGGCATGTTAGCCCCGATGACGGCAAAGCGCCGCCCCAACTGACAGGCAAAATGCAGGGTAGCCTCGGCAGGACCGATGACCGGTATGCCTACAACGTGTCTGGCCTGCTTCACGCCCGGGTCGCCGAAGCAGTTCACCCAGACCGCATCGAATCCCTCCTTCTCCGCCTCCAGGTAAGCTTCGATGAGCGCTCTCTCATTCAAGAGCACGAAGTAGGGATTGTCCATGTCCTGGGGGTCTTCTCCCCTCCACCCGTTCTTGGGACACTTGACCACCACCTCGGTATCTGGACGCAGCACCTTCTCGAAGCTAGGGCGAATCCAACCAAGAGACATTTCCATAAATTCGTCAGGTATCATGCCAATCTGGACAACACAGAGTCTCATTTTGCCCTCCTTCTCTTTCTTGCGATGGAAATACTATGCTTCGTTAACCCTGTTATTTATAATCCATGCCCAACTATGTAGCGCGGCT is from Chloroflexota bacterium and encodes:
- a CDS encoding TIGR04076 family protein, with amino-acid sequence MAKQYEVIAKVVSQKGTCAAEHKVGDEFLIGDQTPKGMCSWAFETVFPFAAVLQFGGSFPWEKDDPSKTTVACPDPGNPVVFELRRLKK